The proteins below are encoded in one region of Malaclemys terrapin pileata isolate rMalTer1 chromosome 20, rMalTer1.hap1, whole genome shotgun sequence:
- the LOC128826651 gene encoding cytochrome c oxidase subunit 6B2, whose protein sequence is MQSSHGAGGGDKGVPEESRGYYRTAPFDPRFPNTNQTRNCYQNYLDYYRCLKTLGAKGKDTRPCQWYYRVYKSLCPISWVKRWDEQRDDGSFAGRI, encoded by the exons ATGCAGAGCTCCCATGGAGCCGGCGGGGGGGACAAGGGCGTCCCTGAGGAGTCCCGGGGGTATTACCGCACGGCCCCCTTCGACCCCCGCTTCCCCAACACAAACCAGACCCGCAACTGCTACCAGAACTACCTGG ACTATTACCGCTGCCTGAAGACACTGGGGGCGAAGGGAAAGGACACCAGGCCATGCCAGTGGTACTACCGGGTCTACAAGTCCCTGTGCCCCATCTCCTGG gtgaagcGCTGGGATGAGCAGCGGGACGACGGCTCCTTCGCTGGCAGGATctag